The following are from one region of the Mycetohabitans rhizoxinica HKI 454 genome:
- a CDS encoding phosphoglycerate kinase, with product MTQVLRLTDLIADGKLRGQRVFIRADLNVPQDDAGNITEDTRIRASVPAIRQALDAGAAVMVTSHLGRPTEGQFKPQDSLAPVAKRLGQLLGRDVPLVANWVEHGVNVAPGDVVLLENCRVNPGEKKNSDELAQKMAALCDVYVNDAFGTAHRAEATTHGIAKYAKIACAGPLLAAELDALGKALGHPKRPLVAIVAGSKVSTKLTILESLAQKVDQLIVGGGIANTFMLAAGLPIGKSLAEADLVGQSKAIIDATNARGASVPIPTDVVTAKEFAPGAQAQTKAASEVADDDMILDIGAQTAAALAAQLEKAGTIVWNGPVGVFEFDQFGNGTKTLAQAIAQSEAFSIAGGGDTLAAIAKYGIHDKVSYISTGGGAFLEFLEGKTLPAVQVLQSRAQAGNADT from the coding sequence ATGACTCAAGTTCTGCGTTTGACCGACCTCATCGCGGACGGAAAGCTCCGCGGCCAGCGCGTGTTCATCCGTGCCGACCTGAATGTGCCACAAGACGATGCCGGCAACATCACCGAGGACACCCGCATCCGCGCGTCGGTCCCGGCGATCCGCCAGGCGCTTGATGCCGGCGCGGCGGTGATGGTGACCTCGCACCTGGGCCGCCCCACCGAAGGGCAGTTTAAGCCGCAAGACTCTCTCGCACCCGTGGCTAAGCGCCTGGGCCAGTTGCTCGGCCGCGACGTGCCGCTGGTGGCCAACTGGGTCGAGCATGGTGTAAACGTGGCGCCCGGCGATGTCGTGTTGCTCGAGAATTGCCGCGTCAACCCGGGCGAGAAGAAGAATTCGGACGAGCTTGCGCAAAAGATGGCCGCGCTGTGCGACGTCTACGTCAATGACGCGTTCGGCACCGCGCACCGCGCGGAGGCGACCACGCACGGGATCGCGAAGTACGCGAAGATCGCGTGCGCCGGTCCGCTGCTCGCGGCGGAACTCGATGCGTTGGGCAAAGCGCTCGGCCACCCGAAACGTCCGCTCGTGGCGATCGTGGCGGGCTCGAAGGTGTCGACGAAGCTGACAATCTTGGAGTCGCTTGCCCAGAAGGTCGACCAACTGATCGTGGGCGGCGGCATCGCAAACACGTTCATGCTAGCCGCCGGGTTGCCGATCGGCAAATCGCTGGCCGAAGCGGATCTGGTCGGCCAGAGCAAGGCGATCATCGACGCGACGAACGCGCGCGGAGCGTCGGTGCCGATTCCGACCGACGTGGTGACCGCGAAAGAGTTTGCGCCGGGCGCCCAGGCGCAGACCAAGGCGGCAAGCGAGGTGGCTGACGACGACATGATCCTGGACATCGGTGCGCAGACCGCGGCCGCGCTGGCCGCGCAACTGGAAAAGGCCGGCACGATCGTGTGGAACGGGCCTGTCGGGGTGTTCGAGTTCGATCAGTTCGGCAACGGCACGAAGACGCTCGCGCAGGCCATCGCGCAGTCGGAGGCGTTCTCCATCGCAGGCGGCGGCGATACGCTCGCGGCGATTGCGAAGTACGGTATTCATGACAAGGTCAGTTATATCTCGACCGGCGGGGGGGCCTTCCTCGAGTTCCTCGAGGGCAAGACGCTGCCCGCGGTCCAGGTGCTGCAAAGCCGTGCGCAAGCCGGCAACGCCGACACATAA
- a CDS encoding hydrolase, which yields MDRVRYTERSSGAAHIDLIYRPPRWLPNAHIQTIVPALLARAPRVAYRRERWTTPDDDFIELDWLDTAGQAQNAPLVVLFHGLEGSSDSHYARTLMAAVALQGWRGVVPHFRSCSGPINLAPRFYHLGDSAEMDWILRRLRDAHAGPLLVTGVSLGGNVLLRWLGERREDAGRRVDAAAAISAPLDPSVGGVALSSGFNLLYTRNFLRTLKRKAIIKAQQYPGLFDITATLQARNFRAFDDIVTAPLHGFRDVDDYWKRAASKPLLREITVPTLLLNARNDPFLPAHALPAARDVSAAVELEQPEYGGHVGFMTGPFPGRIEWLARRVLDYFHPYAR from the coding sequence ATGGACAGGGTTCGCTACACTGAGCGCTCGTCGGGGGCGGCCCACATCGATTTGATCTACCGGCCGCCCCGCTGGCTACCGAATGCCCATATCCAGACGATCGTGCCGGCGCTGCTCGCGCGCGCGCCACGAGTCGCCTACAGGCGCGAGCGATGGACCACGCCAGATGACGATTTCATCGAGCTAGATTGGCTCGATACCGCCGGACAGGCGCAAAATGCGCCGCTCGTCGTGCTGTTCCATGGCCTAGAGGGCAGTTCCGACAGCCATTACGCGCGCACGTTGATGGCGGCCGTCGCACTGCAAGGCTGGCGCGGCGTGGTCCCGCATTTTCGCAGCTGCAGCGGCCCGATCAATCTGGCGCCGCGTTTCTACCATCTGGGCGACAGCGCCGAAATGGACTGGATTCTGCGCCGCTTGCGCGACGCGCACGCGGGCCCGCTACTCGTTACCGGCGTGTCGCTGGGCGGCAACGTGCTGCTGCGCTGGCTCGGCGAACGGCGTGAGGACGCTGGCAGACGGGTTGATGCCGCGGCTGCCATCAGCGCGCCGCTGGACCCGAGCGTAGGCGGTGTCGCGCTGTCCAGTGGCTTCAACCTACTGTACACACGTAATTTCCTGCGCACGCTCAAGCGCAAGGCTATCATCAAGGCGCAACAATATCCCGGCCTATTCGACATCACCGCCACGCTGCAGGCGCGCAACTTCCGGGCGTTCGACGACATCGTCACCGCGCCGCTGCACGGCTTTCGCGACGTGGACGACTACTGGAAGCGTGCAGCGTCTAAGCCGCTGCTGCGCGAGATCACGGTGCCAACGCTGCTGCTCAACGCACGCAACGACCCATTTCTGCCCGCGCATGCGCTACCAGCAGCACGCGACGTGTCGGCGGCCGTCGAACTGGAGCAACCGGAATACGGCGGCCATGTCGGTTTCATGACGGGGCCATTCCCAGGACGCATCGAGTGGCTGGCACGGCGCGTGCTCGACTATTTCCACCCCTACGCTCGGTGA
- a CDS encoding zinc-finger domain-containing protein, which produces MSELKEMPLIELSAKDIPAYCPNPAMPRWSAHPRVFIDVTHGEARCPYCGTRYKLRDGEVLKGH; this is translated from the coding sequence ATGAGCGAATTGAAGGAAATGCCGCTGATCGAACTCAGCGCGAAGGACATCCCCGCCTATTGCCCGAACCCAGCGATGCCCCGCTGGAGCGCGCATCCGCGTGTTTTCATCGACGTCACGCACGGCGAGGCGCGCTGCCCTTACTGCGGCACGCGCTATAAACTGCGCGACGGCGAGGTGCTCAAGGGCCATTGA
- a CDS encoding AzlD domain-containing protein: protein MNSTEIWLTIVGMMIVTGVTRAAFLLGGERTVLPERVLRALRYAPAAALIAVVVPDVAMTPRGLAFALDNHALYGTVAGTLWFLWRRSMVQTIVVGMLVFTALRLGWS from the coding sequence ATGAACTCGACCGAGATTTGGCTCACGATTGTCGGCATGATGATCGTCACCGGCGTGACCCGCGCCGCTTTCCTGCTGGGCGGCGAGCGCACCGTGTTGCCAGAGCGCGTGCTGCGCGCATTGCGTTATGCACCTGCAGCGGCGCTGATTGCGGTGGTCGTGCCGGATGTCGCCATGACGCCGCGAGGGCTAGCGTTCGCGCTCGACAACCATGCATTGTATGGCACGGTTGCCGGCACGCTGTGGTTTCTGTGGCGCCGGAGCATGGTCCAGACGATTGTCGTCGGGATGTTGGTGTTCACGGCGCTGCGGTTAGGGTGGTCTTGA
- a CDS encoding phosphoribosylaminoimidazolesuccinocarboxamide synthase, whose amino-acid sequence MPSVLYESTLKSLPLLGRGKVRDNYAVGDDKLLIVTTDRLSAFDVILGEPIPDKGRVLNQMANFWFDKLAHMVPNHLTGVAPESVVAPDEVPQVAGRAVVVRRLQPILVEAVVRGYLAGSGWKDYQASGSVCGVVLPSGLQNAQRLPEPIFTPAAKADIGHHDENITFAEVEQRIGAELAARIRDISISLYKTAAHYAATRGIIIADTKFEFGLDDDGKLYLMDEVLTADSSRFWPADQYRVGTHPPSFDKQFVRDWLEAQPWNKAPPAPKLPREVIDKTAAKYREALERLTGQPLHQ is encoded by the coding sequence ATGCCCTCTGTGCTCTATGAATCCACGCTGAAGTCGCTGCCGCTGCTGGGCCGCGGCAAGGTTCGCGACAATTATGCGGTCGGCGACGACAAATTGCTGATTGTGACGACCGATCGCCTGTCGGCGTTCGACGTGATCCTGGGCGAGCCGATTCCGGACAAGGGGCGTGTGCTGAACCAAATGGCCAATTTCTGGTTCGACAAGCTTGCGCACATGGTGCCGAACCACTTGACCGGCGTGGCGCCGGAAAGTGTCGTCGCGCCCGATGAGGTGCCGCAGGTCGCCGGCCGCGCGGTCGTGGTGCGGCGCCTGCAGCCGATCCTGGTGGAGGCGGTGGTGCGTGGCTACCTCGCTGGCAGTGGCTGGAAGGACTATCAGGCTAGCGGTTCGGTGTGCGGCGTCGTGCTGCCGTCGGGCCTGCAAAATGCGCAACGGCTGCCGGAGCCGATCTTCACGCCGGCGGCGAAAGCGGACATCGGCCATCACGACGAGAACATTACGTTTGCCGAGGTTGAGCAGCGTATTGGCGCCGAGCTGGCCGCTCGCATTCGCGACATCAGCATCTCGCTGTACAAGACGGCTGCGCACTACGCGGCCACGCGCGGGATCATCATCGCGGACACCAAGTTCGAGTTCGGGCTCGATGACGACGGCAAGCTGTATCTGATGGACGAAGTGCTGACCGCCGACTCGTCGCGGTTCTGGCCTGCGGATCAATACCGGGTCGGCACCCATCCGCCGTCGTTCGACAAGCAGTTCGTGCGCGACTGGCTGGAGGCGCAGCCGTGGAACAAGGCGCCGCCGGCGCCGAAGCTGCCGCGCGAGGTGATCGACAAGACCGCGGCGAAGTATCGTGAAGCCCTCGAGCGGCTCACGGGCCAGCCGCTGCATCAATAA
- a CDS encoding branched-chain amino acid transaminase, which produces MSMADRDGKIWMDGKLIDWRDAKIHVLTHTLHYGMGVFEGVRAYQTSAGPAIFRLKEHTRRLFNSAKIFQMDVPFDQETIIAAQRDVVRENQLQSCYLRPIIWVGSEKLGVSAKGNTIHVAIAAWPWGAYLGDEGLSNGIRVKTSSFTRHHVNVSMVRAKASGWYVNSILANQEAAADGYDEALLLDVDGYVSEGSGENFFLVNHGKLYTPDLSSCLDGITRDTIITLAKDFGIEVIEKRITRDEVYTADEAFFTGTAAEVTPIRELDNRTIGAGRRGPVTEKLQCAFFDIVSGKNKQYAHWLTQV; this is translated from the coding sequence ATGTCAATGGCCGACCGCGATGGCAAGATTTGGATGGACGGCAAGCTGATCGACTGGCGCGACGCGAAGATCCATGTGCTGACGCACACGCTGCACTATGGAATGGGCGTATTCGAAGGGGTGCGTGCGTATCAGACTAGCGCAGGCCCCGCGATCTTCCGGTTGAAGGAGCATACGAGGCGCCTGTTCAACTCGGCAAAGATCTTCCAGATGGACGTGCCGTTCGACCAGGAAACGATCATCGCCGCGCAGCGCGACGTCGTGCGGGAAAACCAGCTCCAATCGTGCTACCTGCGCCCGATCATCTGGGTCGGCTCCGAGAAGCTCGGCGTGTCGGCGAAAGGCAACACGATCCATGTCGCGATCGCGGCATGGCCATGGGGGGCCTACCTCGGCGACGAAGGGCTGTCCAACGGCATTCGCGTGAAGACCTCGTCGTTCACGCGCCATCACGTCAACGTGTCGATGGTGCGCGCCAAGGCGTCGGGCTGGTACGTGAACTCGATCCTCGCCAACCAGGAGGCAGCCGCCGACGGCTACGACGAGGCGCTGCTGCTGGATGTGGACGGCTACGTGTCCGAGGGCTCCGGCGAGAACTTCTTCCTCGTCAACCACGGCAAGCTGTATACGCCGGACTTGTCGTCGTGCCTGGACGGCATCACGCGCGACACGATCATCACGCTGGCGAAAGACTTCGGCATCGAAGTCATCGAAAAGCGCATCACACGGGACGAGGTGTACACGGCGGACGAGGCGTTCTTCACCGGAACCGCGGCCGAAGTCACACCGATCCGCGAACTGGACAACCGCACGATCGGCGCCGGTCGCCGCGGACCGGTCACCGAAAAGCTCCAGTGCGCGTTCTTCGATATCGTGTCGGGAAAAAACAAACAGTACGCGCACTGGCTGACCCAGGTCTGA
- the pyk gene encoding pyruvate kinase, with protein sequence MHRATKIVATIGPASSSPDILSRMIAAGLDVVRLNFSHGTADDHRQRAEFVREAARQAGREVAIMADLQGPKIRVGKFENGRVTLVPGAPFVLDAACELGNDERVGLDYKDLPRDLKAGDILLLNDGLIVLSVQRVIGGEIHTSVKVGGELSNNKGINRQGGGLSAPALTAKDMEDIRTAMALGADLVAVSFPKNATDMEMARQLANIAGAPYGHKPKMIAKIERAEAIPALQEILDASDGIMVARGDLAVEVGNAAVPALQKRMIRMAREANKTVITATQMMESMIQNPVPTRAEVSDVANAVLDGTDAVMLSAETAAGRHPVETIETMAAICVEAEKSEHVELDKDFLDRTFTRIDQSIAMGALFTAFHLGAKAIIALTESGATALWMSRHWLHVPIYALTPRVASERMMALYRNVVPLHLESSLDRDTALQQALEVLVKNGYAVRGDMVVLTVGEPMGQAGGTNTLKIVKVGDIV encoded by the coding sequence ATGCATCGCGCTACCAAGATTGTCGCCACCATCGGACCCGCGTCCAGTTCGCCAGACATCCTGTCGCGGATGATCGCGGCGGGGCTGGATGTTGTGCGGCTGAATTTCTCGCACGGCACCGCCGACGATCATCGCCAGCGTGCTGAGTTCGTGCGGGAGGCTGCGCGGCAGGCGGGCCGTGAAGTGGCGATCATGGCGGACCTGCAAGGTCCGAAGATCCGCGTCGGCAAGTTCGAGAACGGCCGCGTGACGCTCGTGCCGGGCGCGCCGTTCGTGCTGGACGCCGCGTGCGAACTGGGCAACGACGAGCGCGTCGGCCTGGACTACAAGGACCTGCCACGCGATCTGAAGGCCGGTGATATCTTGCTGCTCAACGATGGCCTGATCGTGTTGAGCGTGCAGCGGGTGATCGGCGGGGAGATCCACACGAGCGTGAAGGTCGGCGGCGAATTGTCGAACAATAAAGGGATTAACCGGCAGGGCGGCGGTCTGTCCGCCCCCGCACTGACGGCGAAGGACATGGAGGATATCCGTACGGCTATGGCGCTCGGCGCGGATCTGGTTGCCGTGTCGTTCCCGAAAAATGCGACGGACATGGAGATGGCGCGGCAGCTCGCGAACATCGCCGGCGCGCCGTACGGTCACAAGCCGAAGATGATCGCTAAAATCGAGCGTGCCGAGGCGATCCCGGCATTGCAGGAGATCCTCGATGCATCGGACGGCATCATGGTGGCGCGCGGCGATTTGGCGGTGGAGGTCGGTAATGCGGCGGTGCCGGCGCTGCAAAAGCGCATGATCCGGATGGCGCGGGAGGCGAACAAGACCGTGATCACCGCCACGCAGATGATGGAGTCGATGATCCAGAACCCGGTGCCGACGCGGGCGGAAGTCTCGGACGTGGCCAACGCGGTGCTGGACGGCACCGATGCGGTGATGTTGTCCGCGGAGACCGCGGCCGGCCGGCATCCGGTCGAGACCATCGAGACGATGGCGGCTATCTGCGTGGAGGCGGAAAAGTCCGAGCACGTCGAGTTGGACAAGGATTTCCTGGATCGCACGTTCACCCGCATCGACCAGTCGATCGCGATGGGAGCGCTGTTCACTGCGTTCCACCTCGGCGCCAAGGCGATTATTGCGCTGACCGAGTCGGGCGCGACCGCGTTATGGATGAGTCGGCATTGGCTGCATGTGCCGATTTATGCGTTGACGCCGCGCGTGGCCAGCGAGCGGATGATGGCGCTGTACCGCAATGTGGTGCCGCTGCATCTGGAATCGAGCCTGGACCGCGATACGGCGCTACAGCAGGCGCTCGAGGTGCTGGTAAAGAACGGCTACGCGGTGCGCGGCGACATGGTTGTGTTGACCGTGGGCGAGCCGATGGGACAGGCGGGTGGGACCAATACGCTGAAGATCGTCAAGGTGGGCGACATCGTCTGA
- the fba gene encoding class II fructose-bisphosphate aldolase (catalyzes the reversible aldol condensation of dihydroxyacetonephosphate and glyceraldehyde 3-phosphate in the Calvin cycle, glycolysis, and/or gluconeogenesis), protein MPLVSMRQLLDHAAENGYGLPAFNVNNLEQVQAIMAAAHEANAPVIMQASAGARKYAGEAFLRHLIEAAVESYPHLPIVMHQDHGQSPAVCMAAIRSGFTSVMMDGSLQADGKTVASYEYNVEVSRQVVEFSHAIGVTVEAELGVLGSLETMKGDKEDGHGAEGTMTREQLLTDVEQAADFVRATQCDALAIAIGTSHGAYKFTKKPTGDILAIDRIKEIHARIPNTHLVMHGSSSVPQELLAEIREFGGDMKETYGVPVEEIQEGIKHGVRKINIDTDLRLAITGAIRRYFVENPSKFDPRDYLKPAREAAKKVCLARYRQFGCEGQASKIKPLSLDKIAEQYKSGALKQVVR, encoded by the coding sequence ATGCCTCTCGTATCGATGCGTCAACTGTTGGATCACGCGGCTGAAAACGGCTACGGATTGCCGGCGTTCAACGTCAACAATCTCGAGCAGGTGCAGGCGATCATGGCGGCCGCGCACGAGGCGAATGCGCCGGTGATCATGCAGGCGTCGGCGGGTGCGCGCAAATATGCGGGTGAAGCGTTCCTGCGTCATCTGATCGAGGCGGCGGTCGAGTCTTATCCGCATCTGCCGATCGTGATGCACCAGGACCACGGGCAATCGCCGGCGGTTTGCATGGCGGCGATTCGCAGTGGCTTTACCAGCGTGATGATGGACGGTTCGCTGCAGGCCGACGGCAAGACGGTCGCTAGTTACGAGTACAACGTCGAGGTGTCGCGACAAGTGGTCGAGTTCTCGCATGCGATCGGCGTGACGGTCGAGGCCGAGCTTGGCGTGCTCGGTTCGCTCGAGACGATGAAGGGCGACAAGGAGGACGGTCACGGTGCGGAAGGGACGATGACGCGCGAGCAACTGCTCACCGACGTCGAGCAGGCGGCCGACTTCGTACGCGCGACGCAGTGCGATGCGCTGGCCATCGCGATCGGTACGTCCCATGGCGCTTACAAGTTCACGAAGAAGCCGACCGGCGACATTCTGGCCATCGACCGGATCAAGGAAATCCATGCGCGGATTCCGAACACGCACTTGGTGATGCACGGCTCGTCGTCGGTGCCGCAGGAGCTGCTGGCGGAAATCCGCGAGTTCGGTGGCGACATGAAGGAAACGTATGGTGTGCCGGTCGAGGAAATCCAGGAAGGCATCAAGCACGGTGTGCGCAAGATCAATATTGATACGGACCTGCGACTAGCGATCACCGGTGCGATCCGCCGCTATTTCGTCGAGAACCCGAGCAAGTTCGACCCGCGCGACTACCTGAAGCCGGCGCGCGAAGCAGCCAAAAAGGTGTGCCTGGCGCGCTATCGGCAGTTCGGCTGCGAAGGGCAGGCCAGCAAGATCAAGCCATTGTCGCTGGACAAGATCGCTGAGCAATACAAGTCGGGCGCGCTCAAGCAAGTGGTGCGCTGA
- a CDS encoding nuclear transport factor 2 family protein, with protein MPRFARLFDAAADALNAYYQAIADANLDHAMSLWIDEEFASCICADGAHMHGLGEIRDGLAKQFEAARVTIEPVDIRVHDSLSTVVYAIAEAHRPADQTEPATMVFSTYVLVHERGEWRIAHIHASPMPDKAAGQFAAKMRHGQGSLH; from the coding sequence ATGCCACGTTTCGCCCGCCTTTTCGACGCCGCCGCCGACGCGCTCAACGCGTACTACCAAGCTATTGCCGACGCGAACCTGGACCATGCGATGAGCCTGTGGATCGACGAGGAATTCGCCAGTTGCATCTGCGCGGACGGCGCACATATGCATGGCCTTGGCGAAATCCGCGACGGGCTGGCGAAGCAGTTTGAGGCGGCCCGCGTGACGATCGAGCCGGTCGACATCCGCGTCCACGACAGCCTGAGCACCGTGGTCTACGCGATCGCCGAGGCACACCGTCCGGCCGACCAGACCGAGCCCGCGACGATGGTGTTCTCGACCTATGTGCTCGTGCATGAGCGCGGTGAATGGCGAATCGCTCATATCCACGCGAGCCCGATGCCGGACAAGGCTGCCGGCCAGTTCGCCGCGAAGATGCGCCATGGACAGGGTTCGCTACACTGA
- a CDS encoding AzlC family ABC transporter permease — MFQRLSDVDRRAFVEGVRTCAPTFAAMFSWGLVTGIAMSKSVLTVPQSLGMSLLVYAGSSQLAVLPLLAAKLPMWTVLLTAAMINTRFIVFSAGLAPHFSYLSMPRRLWLGYFNGDVIYLLFQARGFKSGYEPGKEAFFWGMAASSWIMWQASSIIGILLASLFPDDWGLSLAGTLALIPIMVSAIVGRSTLVAVVIAAIVALVSIDMPYRLSLPLAILAALLAGLASDTYARNRSASALRRAGQGGRVSQ; from the coding sequence ATGTTCCAGCGTTTGTCCGATGTCGACCGCCGCGCCTTTGTCGAGGGCGTGCGCACCTGTGCGCCGACCTTTGCCGCAATGTTCTCCTGGGGGCTGGTGACCGGCATCGCGATGAGCAAGTCGGTGCTGACCGTGCCGCAGTCGCTCGGGATGTCGCTGCTCGTGTATGCCGGCTCCTCGCAACTGGCCGTGTTGCCGCTGCTCGCGGCGAAGCTGCCGATGTGGACTGTGCTGCTGACCGCGGCGATGATCAATACGCGGTTTATCGTGTTCAGTGCCGGCCTGGCGCCCCATTTTTCGTACCTGTCAATGCCGCGCCGTCTGTGGCTAGGCTATTTCAACGGCGACGTGATCTACCTGCTGTTCCAGGCGCGCGGCTTCAAGTCCGGGTATGAGCCTGGTAAGGAGGCGTTTTTTTGGGGCATGGCGGCGTCAAGCTGGATCATGTGGCAGGCGTCCTCGATCATCGGCATTCTGCTCGCTAGCCTTTTTCCAGACGACTGGGGCTTGAGCCTGGCGGGTACGCTCGCGTTGATCCCGATCATGGTGTCGGCGATTGTCGGCCGCTCGACGCTGGTGGCCGTCGTCATCGCGGCGATCGTCGCACTCGTTAGCATTGACATGCCATACCGCCTGTCGCTGCCGCTGGCGATCCTGGCCGCGCTGCTCGCGGGACTCGCCAGTGACACCTATGCGCGCAACAGGTCGGCGAGCGCATTGCGGCGCGCTGGACAGGGCGGCAGGGTGTCGCAATGA
- a CDS encoding DUF2946 family protein: MDEIVKKALAKWPDVPHCTGWLLLDRRGNWRMRDEAAQANGEPGTPIRHSALLGFINRNYQSDKDGQWYFQNGPQRVYVELAYTPYVVRMSKNEDLSKALHGDVLTLRDHTGAPFVPCACYLDDAGGVLFIDDGAPARVAVLHDHDLALFSEHIDFDEDGQPHTFVWRPHVPLRIQPIDRVDVPARFHFEPSPAAAVATTRPADPIA; this comes from the coding sequence ATGGATGAAATCGTCAAGAAAGCACTAGCTAAATGGCCCGATGTCCCGCACTGCACCGGCTGGCTGCTGCTGGACAGGCGCGGCAACTGGCGCATGCGCGATGAAGCGGCGCAGGCGAACGGCGAACCAGGCACGCCGATCCGGCACTCGGCGCTGCTCGGCTTCATCAATCGCAACTACCAGAGCGACAAAGATGGTCAGTGGTACTTCCAGAATGGGCCACAGCGGGTCTACGTCGAACTGGCGTACACGCCTTATGTCGTCAGGATGTCCAAGAACGAGGATTTGTCTAAAGCGTTGCACGGCGACGTGCTGACGCTGCGCGACCATACCGGGGCACCGTTCGTGCCTTGCGCGTGTTACCTCGACGATGCCGGCGGCGTATTGTTCATCGATGATGGCGCACCGGCCCGGGTCGCAGTGCTACACGATCATGACCTGGCGCTCTTCTCCGAGCACATCGATTTCGATGAGGACGGGCAGCCGCATACGTTCGTCTGGCGCCCACATGTGCCGTTGCGAATCCAGCCCATCGACCGCGTCGATGTACCGGCGCGTTTTCATTTCGAGCCCAGCCCCGCCGCCGCGGTCGCAACAACGCGCCCTGCCGACCCCATAGCGTGA
- the waaF gene encoding lipopolysaccharide heptosyltransferase II has translation MRRALIIAPNWIGDALMAQPLFALIKRLHPRIVLDAVAPAWVAPVLARMPEIREIHSTDLGHGKLQLWQRWQLASDLRDAGYDAAYVLPNSLKSALVPWLAGIPLRIGYTGESRYMLLNVRHPNPPRGERAPMVAHYAALAYAPGAKLPADLPPPRLEIDLNEPVRVSHRFNLDTRVPLIAFCPGAEYGPAKRWPPEHFAALARMIGQSFPYTQIVALGSPKDSTVAQAIADRAPNVRNLCGQTSLSEACALITRASAVVTNDSGLMHVASALRRPLVALYGSTDPRHTPPLSELAKVQWLHLECSPCFARECPLGHLNCLRELSAEQVFGDLRGMLIANR, from the coding sequence ATGCGCCGTGCGCTCATAATCGCGCCCAATTGGATTGGCGACGCGTTGATGGCTCAGCCATTGTTCGCGCTGATCAAGCGACTGCACCCGCGGATCGTCCTCGATGCCGTCGCGCCCGCGTGGGTGGCGCCGGTGCTCGCGCGGATGCCAGAGATCCGCGAGATCCATTCGACTGACCTCGGGCACGGCAAGCTGCAGCTATGGCAGCGCTGGCAATTGGCCAGCGACCTGCGTGACGCCGGCTATGACGCAGCCTACGTGTTACCAAACTCGCTGAAATCAGCACTGGTTCCGTGGCTTGCCGGCATCCCGCTGCGCATCGGCTATACCGGCGAGAGCCGCTATATGCTGCTGAACGTGCGGCATCCGAATCCGCCGCGAGGTGAGCGAGCGCCGATGGTGGCGCATTATGCGGCGCTCGCCTACGCACCGGGCGCCAAGCTGCCGGCCGACTTGCCGCCGCCGCGACTGGAGATCGACTTGAACGAGCCGGTGCGCGTGTCGCACCGGTTCAATCTCGACACGCGGGTGCCACTGATCGCGTTCTGCCCCGGTGCCGAATACGGGCCGGCCAAGCGCTGGCCGCCGGAGCACTTCGCGGCGCTGGCCCGGATGATCGGCCAGTCATTTCCGTACACGCAGATCGTCGCACTGGGTTCGCCCAAGGACAGCACGGTCGCTCAAGCCATCGCGGACCGCGCACCCAACGTGCGCAACCTGTGCGGCCAGACGTCGCTCAGCGAAGCCTGTGCCCTAATCACGCGCGCGAGCGCGGTGGTGACCAACGACTCCGGCTTGATGCATGTGGCCTCCGCATTGCGCCGACCGCTCGTCGCGCTCTATGGATCGACCGACCCGCGACATACCCCGCCCCTGTCCGAGCTGGCGAAGGTACAATGGCTGCATCTTGAGTGCAGCCCGTGCTTCGCGCGCGAGTGCCCGCTCGGTCATCTGAATTGCCTGCGCGAGTTGTCCGCCGAACAGGTATTCGGCGACCTGCGCGGGATGCTGATTGCCAACCGCTGA